The Proteus vulgaris genome has a segment encoding these proteins:
- a CDS encoding Protein of uncharacterised function (DUF416), which yields MLKNPIHLRLEKLEAWQHLTFMACLCERMYPNYQVFCRETGFTDPTLYRRILDLVWETLTVKDAKVNFDSQLEKLEEAIPDASQFDIYGVYPAIDACVALSEVVHSRLSGESLSHAIEVSKLSVGTVASLEMTQAEREMSEDELRSLPAVIEEFDIQWEIYRLLVECEERDIELIKGLRADLREAGMSNIGIELTH from the coding sequence ATGTTGAAGAACCCAATCCATTTACGTTTAGAAAAGCTGGAAGCTTGGCAACACTTGACGTTTATGGCGTGCCTGTGTGAGCGAATGTACCCCAATTATCAGGTATTTTGTCGTGAAACAGGATTTACCGATCCAACGCTTTATCGCCGTATTCTCGATCTGGTTTGGGAAACTTTAACGGTGAAAGATGCAAAGGTTAATTTCGATTCTCAATTAGAGAAATTAGAAGAAGCTATTCCTGATGCATCTCAATTTGATATTTATGGTGTCTATCCAGCAATTGATGCCTGTGTCGCCTTGAGTGAAGTTGTTCACTCTCGTTTAAGCGGTGAATCGCTAAGTCATGCTATTGAAGTAAGCAAATTATCAGTAGGGACAGTTGCTTCACTTGAAATGACACAAGCAGAAAGAGAAATGAGCGAAGATGAGCTAAGATCTCTGCCTGCTGTTATTGAAGAGTTCGATATCCAATGGGAAATCTACCGTCTACTTGTTGAGTGTGAAGAAAGAGATATCGAACTGATTAAAGGTCTACGTGCAGACCTTCGTGAAGCTGGAATGAGCAATATCGGTATAGAATTAACGCACTAA
- a CDS encoding Uncharacterized BCR, COG1636 — MTLIREKLTLPANANKLLLHSCCAPCSGEVMESLQASGIEYTIFFYNPNIHPQKEYLIRKEENIRFAKKHNIPFVDADYDTDNWFERAKGMEKEPERGIRCTMCFDMRFERTALYAAENGFSVISSSLGISRWKDMKQINDCGERAVAPYPNMVYWNYNWRKKGGSARMIEISKREQFYQQEYCGCIYSLRDTNKHRKSQGRELIKIGVQYYTA, encoded by the coding sequence ATGACACTTATACGAGAAAAACTGACGTTACCTGCAAATGCCAATAAACTCTTATTGCATTCTTGTTGTGCCCCTTGTTCTGGTGAAGTCATGGAATCATTACAAGCTTCAGGCATTGAATATACAATCTTTTTTTATAACCCCAATATTCACCCTCAAAAAGAGTACTTAATTCGTAAAGAGGAAAATATCCGTTTTGCTAAGAAACATAATATTCCTTTTGTCGATGCCGATTATGATACCGACAATTGGTTTGAAAGAGCTAAGGGAATGGAAAAAGAGCCTGAACGTGGTATCCGATGCACAATGTGTTTTGATATGCGTTTTGAAAGAACAGCTCTTTATGCCGCTGAAAATGGTTTTTCTGTTATTTCAAGTTCACTTGGGATCTCACGCTGGAAAGATATGAAACAAATAAATGATTGTGGCGAAAGAGCAGTAGCGCCTTATCCAAATATGGTTTATTGGAATTATAATTGGCGTAAAAAAGGGGGCTCAGCCAGGATGATAGAAATAAGTAAGCGAGAACAATTCTATCAACAAGAATATTGTGGGTGTATTTATTCATTAAGAGATACAAATAAACACCGTAAATCACAAGGTCGAGAACTTATTAAGATTGGTGTTCAATATTATACTGCTTAG
- the purD gene encoding phosphoribosylamine--glycine ligase, with amino-acid sequence MKILIIGNGGREHALAWKAAQSPLATQVFVAPGNAGTALEKGVQNVAINATDIPALVAFALENKIDLTIVGPEAPLVIGVVDAFKDAGLTIFGPTKGAAQLEGSKAFTKDFLARHKIPTANYQNFTEIVPALEYLDKVGAPIVIKADGLAAGKGVIVAMTQSEAENAIKDMLAGNAFGNAGHRIVIEEFLDGEEASFIVMVDGEHVIPMATSQDHKRVGDGDTGPNTGGMGAYSPAPVVTSEIHQQVMEKIIYPTVKGMASEGHRYQGFLYAGLMIDKHGVAKVIEFNCRFGDPETQPIMMRMQSDLVELCLAGAKGNLKGKDSIWDPRPALGIVIAAGGYPADYRQGDVIEGLTTTPSSTAKVFQAGTTLNNKGDVITAGGRVLCATALGDDIEQAQKNAYALAKGIHWDGCFYRHDIGYRAIARLKK; translated from the coding sequence ATGAAAATTTTGATTATTGGTAATGGTGGCCGTGAGCACGCTTTAGCATGGAAAGCGGCTCAATCGCCGCTGGCTACCCAAGTCTTTGTTGCACCTGGTAATGCAGGCACTGCATTAGAGAAAGGTGTGCAAAATGTCGCAATTAACGCAACAGACATTCCTGCATTAGTCGCATTTGCCCTAGAAAATAAAATTGATTTAACCATTGTTGGCCCTGAAGCACCGCTTGTTATTGGTGTTGTTGATGCTTTTAAAGATGCAGGCCTGACTATTTTTGGCCCAACAAAAGGTGCTGCTCAATTAGAAGGTTCTAAAGCTTTTACTAAAGATTTCTTAGCTCGCCACAAAATTCCAACGGCGAATTATCAAAATTTCACTGAAATAGTACCTGCATTAGAATATTTAGATAAAGTAGGTGCGCCAATAGTGATTAAAGCAGATGGCTTGGCCGCAGGCAAAGGCGTTATTGTTGCAATGACACAATCCGAGGCTGAAAACGCCATAAAGGATATGTTAGCAGGCAATGCCTTTGGTAATGCGGGGCATCGTATTGTTATTGAAGAATTTCTTGATGGTGAAGAAGCCAGTTTTATTGTCATGGTTGATGGTGAGCACGTTATTCCAATGGCAACAAGTCAAGATCATAAGCGTGTTGGTGACGGAGATACTGGCCCTAATACAGGAGGAATGGGAGCATATTCACCTGCACCCGTTGTTACCTCCGAGATCCACCAGCAAGTAATGGAAAAAATCATTTATCCAACAGTAAAAGGAATGGCCTCTGAAGGTCATCGTTATCAAGGCTTCCTTTATGCAGGACTGATGATTGATAAACATGGCGTTGCGAAGGTTATCGAATTTAACTGCCGTTTCGGTGATCCTGAAACCCAACCCATTATGATGCGTATGCAATCTGATTTAGTTGAGCTTTGCTTAGCTGGAGCAAAAGGTAATTTAAAAGGTAAAGATTCTATTTGGGATCCTCGCCCTGCTTTAGGTATAGTCATTGCTGCAGGCGGTTATCCTGCTGATTATCGTCAAGGCGATGTTATTGAAGGTTTAACAACAACACCATCATCAACAGCAAAAGTATTTCAAGCAGGAACAACACTAAATAATAAAGGAGATGTTATCACCGCCGGTGGAAGAGTTTTATGTGCGACGGCGTTAGGTGATGATATCGAGCAAGCGCAAAAAAATGCTTATGCTTTAGCGAAAGGTATTCATTGGGACGGTTGTTTTTATCGCCATGATATCGGCTATCGAGCGATTGCACGCTTAAAGAAATAG
- the metA gene encoding homoserine O-succinyltransferase, giving the protein MPIRVPDELPAVSCLQKENVFVMTSSRASIQDIRPLKVLILNLMPKKIETENQFLRLLSNSPLQIDIQLLRIDSRIPKNTPVEHLDTFYCDFDQIKEQNFDGLIVTGAPLGLIEFEDVAYWTEIKEVITWAKEHVTSTLFICWAAQAGLNILYGLPKYTLEQKISGVYSHNTCSPLSLLTRGFDETFFAPHSRYAGFPIDFIKHNTDLEILATSEEAGAYLFASKDKRVVFATGHPEYDPNTLADEYHRDVKAGLDPQLPENYFPNNDPNKKPIASWRSHGHLLFANWLNYYVYQITPFDLTQMNPTLE; this is encoded by the coding sequence ATGCCAATTAGAGTACCGGATGAACTACCCGCAGTCAGTTGTTTACAAAAAGAGAATGTCTTTGTCATGACATCCAGTAGAGCGAGTATTCAAGATATTCGCCCTTTAAAAGTGCTTATCCTTAATTTAATGCCAAAGAAAATAGAAACAGAAAACCAATTTCTGCGGTTGCTTTCTAATAGCCCCCTTCAAATTGATATTCAATTATTACGTATTGACTCACGTATTCCTAAAAATACACCTGTAGAACATCTCGATACTTTCTATTGTGATTTTGACCAAATTAAAGAACAAAATTTTGATGGTCTTATTGTGACAGGGGCACCATTAGGATTAATTGAATTCGAAGATGTGGCTTATTGGACTGAAATAAAAGAAGTGATTACATGGGCTAAAGAACATGTCACCTCAACACTTTTTATTTGCTGGGCGGCACAAGCAGGATTAAATATTTTATATGGCTTGCCAAAATATACGCTAGAGCAAAAAATTTCAGGGGTATACAGTCATAATACTTGCTCTCCTCTTTCATTGTTAACTCGCGGATTTGATGAAACTTTTTTTGCTCCTCATTCTCGCTATGCTGGCTTTCCTATCGACTTTATTAAACATAATACTGATTTAGAAATCCTTGCAACTTCAGAAGAAGCCGGCGCTTATTTATTTGCATCAAAAGATAAAAGAGTCGTTTTTGCAACAGGGCATCCTGAGTACGATCCCAATACACTGGCAGATGAATATCATCGAGATGTTAAAGCAGGTTTAGATCCACAATTACCAGAAAATTATTTTCCTAATAATGACCCGAATAAAAAACCTATCGCTTCTTGGCGTAGTCATGGTCATTTATTGTTTGCAAACTGGTTAAACTACTATGTTTATCAGATAACACCTTTCGATCTTACGCAAATGAATCCAACATTAGAATAA
- a CDS encoding lipoprotein, whose translation MLSACSSTVQLPEFSATGYIADEGVVRLWRLNNKASEPQVIMSVYSFYKKPETVITFYEYRQNSLWQVRSEVINPNDPSSWHLRLNKRGEVIFMQQEKHQQKRALTEDERLRMVFAASKEREISEVLTIGKVNLVQGVWYQNTMTTCAGEKVSVSFEAPEQRWLKMRTRNSSKPVYVAWLDSPEGKQLLMVAEHDFCKWEPTKESL comes from the coding sequence TTGCTCAGCGCCTGCTCCTCGACTGTACAACTCCCTGAATTTTCTGCAACCGGTTATATTGCGGACGAAGGTGTTGTGCGACTATGGCGTTTAAATAATAAAGCATCAGAACCTCAAGTAATTATGAGCGTTTATAGCTTTTATAAAAAACCAGAAACTGTCATTACATTCTATGAGTACCGCCAAAATAGTCTTTGGCAAGTCCGCTCCGAAGTTATTAATCCAAATGATCCCTCATCTTGGCACCTTCGTTTAAATAAACGTGGTGAAGTTATTTTCATGCAACAAGAAAAGCACCAACAAAAACGAGCATTAACAGAAGATGAACGTTTAAGAATGGTGTTCGCTGCAAGCAAAGAGCGTGAGATTAGCGAGGTATTGACCATTGGGAAAGTGAATTTAGTACAGGGTGTCTGGTATCAGAATACAATGACAACATGTGCTGGTGAGAAGGTGAGTGTTTCATTTGAAGCACCAGAGCAGCGTTGGTTAAAAATGAGAACGCGTAATTCAAGTAAGCCAGTTTATGTGGCTTGGCTTGATTCACCAGAAGGTAAGCAGTTACTTATGGTTGCAGAACATGATTTCTGTAAATGGGAGCCAACAAAAGAGAGTTTGTGA
- the gldA_1 gene encoding glycerol dehydrogenase — MPSILPRSVTSPKKFFIGSQLLASVGKYVKDFGDNAFIISDEFFLEKVTQEALPSLKENKIEAMVEKFNYECTEAEVHRLGKIAIENKANVIIGIGGGKTLDVSKAVAYYQHIPVILFPTIASTDAPCTALSVLYKENGEFDKYLFLPQNPDVVIADTAIIASAPQRFFSAGVGDALATYFEARACYQADGLNLVNQRPSRTGLGLAQLCFEMLSENIDKAMDAIRHKITTPALEQTIEATIYLSGVGAEAGGLAAAHAVNNGMSAVESLHRVQHGEKVVFGLLTQLVLENALQEEIDEVIRIIKAAELPLTLEDMGMKEFIESEWRTVAKIACAEGDTMGNMPMRVTEEDVYNAMIAANALAHRYK, encoded by the coding sequence ATGCCGTCTATATTACCTCGTTCTGTAACCTCCCCAAAAAAATTCTTTATTGGTAGCCAACTTCTTGCTTCTGTTGGCAAATACGTTAAAGATTTTGGTGATAATGCTTTTATTATTAGTGATGAATTTTTCTTAGAAAAAGTAACCCAAGAAGCGCTTCCTTCTCTTAAAGAAAATAAGATTGAAGCAATGGTTGAAAAATTTAATTACGAATGTACTGAAGCTGAAGTTCATCGCCTTGGTAAAATTGCGATTGAGAATAAAGCGAACGTTATCATTGGTATTGGGGGTGGCAAGACATTGGACGTGTCTAAAGCGGTTGCTTACTATCAACATATTCCTGTTATTTTATTCCCTACGATTGCCTCTACTGACGCACCTTGTACGGCACTTTCAGTGTTATACAAAGAAAATGGTGAGTTTGATAAATATTTATTTTTACCACAAAACCCTGATGTTGTTATTGCAGACACTGCGATTATTGCCTCTGCACCACAACGTTTTTTCTCAGCGGGTGTAGGTGATGCTCTAGCGACTTACTTTGAAGCACGTGCTTGCTATCAAGCAGACGGTTTAAACTTAGTCAATCAACGCCCATCACGTACAGGCCTTGGTTTAGCACAATTATGCTTTGAAATGTTAAGTGAAAACATTGATAAAGCAATGGATGCTATCCGCCATAAAATTACTACACCAGCATTAGAACAAACTATTGAAGCAACAATTTATCTTAGTGGTGTTGGTGCCGAAGCTGGCGGTTTAGCCGCTGCTCATGCGGTCAACAATGGTATGTCTGCGGTTGAGTCTTTACATCGCGTTCAACATGGTGAAAAAGTTGTTTTTGGTTTATTAACACAATTAGTGTTAGAAAATGCGCTACAAGAAGAAATTGATGAAGTGATCCGTATTATTAAAGCGGCTGAATTACCACTGACACTTGAAGATATGGGTATGAAAGAATTCATTGAAAGCGAATGGCGTACTGTGGCGAAAATTGCTTGTGCAGAAGGTGATACCATGGGCAATATGCCGATGAGGGTTACTGAAGAAGACGTTTATAATGCAATGATTGCTGCTAATGCATTGGCTCACCGTTATAAATAA
- the aceB gene encoding malate synthase A, protein MSQSLIIEELNFTQSFGEQEKEIINHDVKCFLTDLVSHFSERRHALLAERDHWKNKVDNGMLPDFISESSSIINSEWKVNPIPKDLQDRRVEITGPVDRKMVINALNANVKVFMADFEDSLAPTWDKVIDGQINLRDAVKGTISYTNEQGKCYQLNASPAVLIARVRGLHLPEKHVLWQGKPIAGGLFDFALYFYHNHKALLEKGSGPYFYIPKLQTWQEAKWWSDVFHFTEKRFGLAIGTIKATVLIETLPAVFQMEEILFHMKEHIVGLNCGRWDYIFSYIKTLKNYPDRVLPDRQGITMTQPFLSAYSRLLIQTCHKRGAFAMGGMSAFIPSRDPEQNGVILKKVFDDKELEATNGHDGTWIAHPGLAETVLAAFDAVLGSRSNQLDVQRNEKITADMLLAPCTGERTEKGMKANIRVAVQYIEAWISGNGCVPIYGLMEDAATAEISRTSIWQWIRHQKTLSDGQIVTKDLFRNMLKEELEVIRQEVGDTRFEEGRFKEAASLMDNITTQDELVDFLTLPGYQLLN, encoded by the coding sequence ATGTCACAATCGTTAATAATAGAAGAATTAAATTTTACGCAATCTTTTGGTGAACAGGAAAAAGAAATAATAAATCATGATGTTAAGTGTTTTTTAACTGATTTGGTAAGTCACTTTTCAGAGAGAAGGCATGCATTATTAGCAGAAAGGGATCATTGGAAAAATAAAGTTGATAACGGAATGCTCCCTGATTTTATTTCGGAATCGAGTTCCATTATAAATTCAGAGTGGAAAGTAAACCCAATACCTAAAGATCTGCAAGACCGTCGTGTCGAAATAACCGGACCTGTCGATCGCAAAATGGTTATCAATGCATTAAATGCCAATGTGAAAGTCTTTATGGCAGACTTTGAAGACTCTTTAGCGCCTACGTGGGATAAAGTGATTGATGGACAAATCAATTTGCGCGATGCGGTCAAAGGCACCATTTCTTATACGAATGAACAGGGTAAATGCTATCAACTCAATGCATCACCAGCAGTATTGATCGCTAGAGTTAGAGGGTTACATCTTCCTGAAAAGCATGTCTTATGGCAGGGGAAACCCATTGCTGGCGGGTTATTTGATTTCGCATTGTATTTTTACCATAACCATAAAGCACTGTTAGAAAAAGGAAGTGGGCCGTATTTTTACATTCCTAAATTGCAAACCTGGCAAGAGGCTAAATGGTGGAGCGATGTTTTTCATTTCACAGAAAAACGTTTTGGTTTAGCTATAGGTACGATTAAAGCTACCGTATTGATTGAAACCTTACCGGCTGTTTTTCAAATGGAAGAAATTCTCTTTCACATGAAAGAGCATATTGTCGGGCTTAACTGTGGTCGTTGGGATTATATTTTTAGTTATATCAAGACATTAAAAAATTATCCTGATCGTGTATTACCTGATAGACAAGGGATCACGATGACTCAGCCTTTCTTAAGTGCTTATTCTCGTTTACTTATTCAAACTTGCCATAAGCGTGGTGCTTTTGCGATGGGAGGAATGTCGGCTTTTATTCCAAGTCGAGATCCAGAGCAAAATGGTGTCATTTTGAAAAAAGTATTTGATGATAAAGAGCTTGAGGCAACAAATGGCCATGATGGTACTTGGATTGCCCATCCGGGACTAGCTGAAACGGTATTAGCGGCTTTTGATGCAGTGTTGGGATCTCGTTCAAATCAACTCGATGTGCAACGTAATGAAAAAATAACAGCTGACATGTTATTAGCGCCTTGTACTGGTGAACGCACAGAAAAAGGGATGAAAGCTAATATCCGTGTTGCTGTGCAATATATCGAAGCGTGGATCTCTGGCAATGGTTGTGTGCCTATCTATGGATTAATGGAAGATGCCGCAACAGCAGAAATATCACGTACCTCTATTTGGCAATGGATCCGCCATCAAAAAACACTGTCTGATGGGCAAATCGTGACTAAAGATCTTTTTCGTAACATGCTGAAAGAAGAGCTTGAGGTGATACGTCAAGAAGTCGGTGATACACGTTTTGAAGAGGGGCGTTTTAAAGAAGCTGCCTCTTTGATGGATAACATTACAACCCAAGATGAATTAGTCGATTTTCTGACTTTACCGGGTTATCAACTTTTAAATTAA
- the purH gene encoding bifunctional purine biosynthesis protein, whose product MQHLRPIRRALLSVSDKAGILEFAKALVERNVELLSTGGTARLLAEAGLPVIEVSDYTNFPEMMDGRVKTLHPKVHGGILGRRGQDDAIMDEHGIRPIDMVVVNLYPFAKTVARPDCSLADAVENIDIGGPTMVRSAAKNHKDVTIVVNSNDYERVIEEMDNHENSLTLDTRFDLAIKAFEHTAAYDGMIANYFGQKVAPYYGDTSQPSGIFPRTLNLNYIKKQDMRYGENAHQQAAFYIEENIEEASIATATQLQGKALSYNNIADTDAALECVKSFAEPACVIVKHANPCGVAIANTLTQAYDNAFKTDPTSAFGGIIAFNRPLDTKTATAIIERQFVEVIIAPSINEDALPILATKPNVRVLACGQWQETKPAFDFKRVNGGLLVQDRDLGMVKEENLRIVTQRQPSERELKDALFCWKVAKFVKSNAIVYAKNDMTVGIGAGQMSRVYSAKIAGIKAADEGLEVAGCAMASDAFFPFRDGIDAAALAGVTCVIQPGGSIRDDEVIAAANEHNIAMIFTNMRHFRH is encoded by the coding sequence ATGCAACATCTTCGTCCTATCCGCCGTGCGCTTTTAAGTGTGTCTGATAAAGCAGGTATTTTAGAATTTGCTAAAGCACTTGTTGAAAGAAATGTAGAACTCTTATCTACAGGTGGAACTGCTCGTCTATTAGCTGAAGCTGGCTTACCTGTTATCGAAGTTTCGGATTATACGAATTTCCCAGAAATGATGGATGGCCGAGTAAAAACGCTACACCCTAAAGTACATGGTGGTATTTTAGGTCGTCGTGGACAAGATGATGCAATCATGGACGAACATGGAATTCGTCCTATCGATATGGTCGTCGTGAATCTTTATCCTTTTGCTAAAACAGTCGCTCGCCCAGACTGCTCATTAGCCGATGCTGTGGAGAATATTGATATTGGTGGGCCGACAATGGTTCGCTCTGCGGCAAAAAATCATAAAGATGTAACGATTGTAGTAAATAGTAACGACTATGAAAGAGTGATTGAAGAAATGGATAATCACGAAAATAGTCTTACTCTAGATACTCGTTTTGATTTAGCAATTAAGGCCTTTGAGCACACCGCAGCTTATGACGGCATGATTGCAAACTACTTCGGCCAAAAAGTTGCACCTTATTATGGTGATACTTCACAACCATCAGGTATCTTCCCTCGCACATTAAATCTGAACTATATAAAGAAACAAGATATGCGTTATGGTGAGAATGCTCATCAGCAAGCGGCTTTCTATATAGAAGAGAATATAGAGGAAGCATCTATCGCTACTGCAACCCAGTTACAAGGTAAAGCGCTTTCTTATAATAATATCGCTGATACTGATGCCGCATTAGAATGTGTTAAATCCTTCGCCGAGCCAGCATGTGTTATTGTGAAACATGCCAACCCTTGCGGTGTAGCTATTGCGAATACGCTCACACAAGCATATGACAACGCATTTAAAACAGATCCTACCTCTGCTTTTGGCGGTATTATCGCATTCAATCGCCCATTAGATACAAAAACAGCAACTGCGATCATTGAACGACAATTTGTCGAAGTGATTATTGCTCCTTCTATTAATGAAGATGCTTTACCTATTTTAGCAACCAAACCTAATGTTCGAGTATTAGCGTGTGGCCAATGGCAAGAGACAAAACCAGCTTTTGACTTCAAACGAGTCAATGGTGGACTTTTAGTGCAAGATCGTGATTTGGGCATGGTTAAAGAAGAAAATTTAAGAATCGTCACTCAACGCCAGCCAAGTGAGCGCGAGCTAAAAGATGCGCTCTTCTGTTGGAAAGTCGCTAAATTCGTAAAATCAAATGCCATTGTTTACGCGAAAAATGATATGACTGTTGGCATTGGTGCAGGACAAATGAGTCGAGTCTATTCTGCAAAAATTGCAGGAATTAAAGCGGCCGATGAAGGTTTAGAAGTTGCTGGTTGCGCAATGGCATCAGATGCATTCTTCCCTTTTAGAGATGGTATTGATGCAGCAGCACTTGCCGGTGTAACTTGTGTTATTCAACCAGGTGGCTCAATTCGTGATGATGAAGTAATTGCCGCTGCCAATGAGCACAATATCGCAATGATTTTCACCAATATGCGCCACTTCCGCCATTAA
- the nfi gene encoding endonuclease V — MINTQQLRQEQTEKAQQIILTDQFTAPTCIAGADVGFEEGGAVTRAAIVIMHYPSFEILEYQIARIPTTLPYIPGLLSFRECPALLTAWQLVKQKPSLIFVDGQGIAHPRRLGVASHFGLLVDTPTIGVAKSRLCGIDKAINEEMGSYERLMDKNEQIGWIYRSKKKCKPLYISPGHKVSMEGALQWVELCMKGYRLPEPTRWADGIASNRRLFKQLNKNKL; from the coding sequence ATGATTAATACCCAACAATTACGTCAGGAGCAGACAGAAAAAGCTCAACAGATTATTTTAACAGACCAATTCACAGCACCAACTTGCATAGCAGGTGCTGATGTTGGTTTTGAAGAAGGTGGCGCAGTCACTCGCGCCGCTATCGTGATAATGCATTACCCTTCTTTTGAAATTCTTGAATACCAAATCGCGCGAATTCCTACAACGCTTCCTTATATCCCTGGTTTACTTTCATTTAGAGAGTGCCCTGCGTTACTGACAGCCTGGCAATTAGTAAAACAGAAACCTTCTCTTATTTTTGTCGATGGGCAAGGTATCGCTCATCCTAGAAGACTTGGTGTTGCAAGCCATTTTGGTTTGTTAGTGGACACACCTACCATTGGTGTAGCGAAAAGTCGTTTATGTGGTATTGATAAAGCGATAAATGAAGAGATGGGAAGCTATGAGCGATTAATGGATAAGAATGAGCAAATAGGCTGGATTTATCGTAGCAAGAAAAAATGTAAACCCCTGTATATTTCTCCGGGTCATAAAGTGAGTATGGAAGGTGCTTTGCAGTGGGTTGAGTTGTGTATGAAAGGATATCGATTGCCAGAACCAACGCGTTGGGCTGATGGTATTGCTTCAAATAGGCGATTATTTAAGCAGTTGAATAAGAATAAGCTCTAA
- the hupA gene encoding DNA-binding protein HU-alpha (HU-2), with product MNKAELTESVAEKADLTKTQAKAAIEAFIDSVTGALKEGDSVQLVGFGTFKVNHRAERTGRNPQTGKEIKIAAANVPAFTAGKALKDAVK from the coding sequence ATGAACAAAGCTGAATTAACCGAATCAGTTGCTGAAAAAGCGGATCTGACAAAAACTCAGGCAAAAGCTGCTATTGAAGCGTTTATCGACTCAGTAACAGGTGCTCTGAAAGAAGGCGATTCTGTACAGTTAGTTGGTTTCGGTACATTCAAGGTAAATCACCGTGCAGAGCGTACTGGCCGTAACCCGCAAACGGGTAAAGAAATTAAAATTGCAGCAGCTAATGTTCCTGCATTTACTGCCGGTAAAGCACTGAAAGACGCAGTAAAATAA
- the idi gene encoding isopentenyl-diphosphate delta-isomerase translates to MEDAVILVDKNDNELGTMPKLEAHIVGALHRAFSLFIFNSNQHLLIQQRAISKYHSGGLWANTCCSHPLPNELLSDAIHRRLDEELGMKCDMQSIGTILYNEKVTDDLIEHEFDHLFLGFSDELPHSNPDEVMDYRWIALDSLYQDIEENAKNYSVWFRYILNRMGIEQFSRWSQGII, encoded by the coding sequence GTGGAAGACGCTGTCATTCTCGTAGATAAAAATGATAATGAGCTAGGAACAATGCCAAAACTTGAAGCTCATATTGTAGGCGCCTTACATCGAGCCTTTTCATTATTTATCTTTAATTCAAATCAGCATTTACTTATTCAACAACGTGCAATATCTAAATATCATTCTGGTGGTTTATGGGCAAATACATGTTGTAGCCACCCGCTTCCAAACGAATTACTGTCAGACGCTATTCATCGCCGTTTAGATGAAGAATTAGGCATGAAATGTGATATGCAATCTATCGGAACCATTCTGTATAACGAAAAAGTGACAGATGATCTGATAGAGCATGAATTTGATCATCTATTTCTGGGATTTAGTGATGAATTACCACATAGCAATCCCGATGAAGTGATGGATTATCGTTGGATCGCTCTCGATTCTCTTTATCAAGATATTGAAGAGAATGCGAAAAATTACAGTGTTTGGTTTCGTTATATCTTAAACCGAATGGGAATTGAACAGTTTTCTCGTTGGAGCCAAGGCATTATTTAG